One window from the genome of Paracoccus zhejiangensis encodes:
- a CDS encoding sensor histidine kinase, whose amino-acid sequence MTDTGTETPLRNPWWLRIAVALILVTAAGVIWVTNAWLTERFSETTRVRLELRSALYIGNLRSELQRTAVVPLLLARDPALIGSLNGQDFSTTSARLMAAQKEINVASIRLLDASGRVVASTDRALLGGNDLSQPYFVEALRSRETVFTVSKNEAGANEFSYSRAVVAEGKAVGVIAVAADLLRLERSWAGISDAVAVLDSAGTIVLSTEPRWRGLTLPEALSVRSAPNAIDRAFQVTADWTNQPPDAYLRGKAVMQTETRIPFRGWRMVSFATYDSIRERVNAVLALEIMGFAIILAAAFYILSRREREKSVAFMRESADLRALNNRLKAEIAERVRVQRELRVAEQTVQQSSKLAALGEMSAGVSHELNQPLAAMKTYLAGARLLLQRGRGEEALSSFQRIDDLVERMGAITRQLKSFARKGEEAMEPVDLRASVSAALTMMEPQLRSGVIRVSHSIPREKIMVLADRIRLEQVIINLLRNAVDAVKSQRDPMIEIAVGTGSHAYVSVRDNGPGVADLEKLFEPFFTTKKPGEGTGLGLAISSGIVSDFGGRLTAQNNETGGGAVFEVELPLYEPGVRRRMPTPEGGDSVAAE is encoded by the coding sequence ATGACAGATACGGGCACCGAAACGCCGCTGCGCAATCCGTGGTGGCTGCGCATTGCGGTTGCGCTGATCCTGGTCACGGCGGCCGGGGTCATCTGGGTGACCAATGCCTGGCTGACCGAGCGGTTCTCCGAAACCACACGGGTGCGGCTGGAGCTGCGGTCGGCGCTCTATATCGGCAACCTGCGGTCGGAATTGCAGCGGACGGCCGTGGTGCCCTTGCTGCTGGCGCGCGATCCGGCGTTGATCGGCTCGCTGAACGGGCAGGATTTCTCGACCACATCGGCGCGGCTGATGGCGGCGCAGAAGGAAATCAACGTCGCCTCGATCCGGCTTCTGGATGCCTCGGGGCGGGTGGTGGCCTCGACCGACCGGGCGCTTCTGGGCGGCAATGACCTGTCCCAGCCCTATTTCGTCGAGGCCCTGCGTTCGCGCGAGACCGTGTTTACGGTCAGCAAGAACGAAGCCGGGGCGAATGAGTTCAGCTACTCCCGCGCGGTGGTCGCCGAGGGCAAGGCCGTGGGGGTCATCGCCGTGGCCGCCGATCTCTTGCGGCTGGAGCGTTCATGGGCGGGGATCTCGGACGCGGTGGCCGTGCTGGACAGCGCCGGGACCATTGTTCTTTCGACCGAGCCGCGCTGGCGCGGGCTGACCCTGCCCGAGGCGCTGTCGGTGCGCTCGGCCCCCAATGCCATCGACCGCGCCTTCCAGGTGACCGCCGACTGGACCAACCAGCCGCCCGACGCCTATCTGCGCGGCAAGGCGGTGATGCAGACCGAGACCCGGATTCCCTTCCGTGGCTGGCGCATGGTGTCCTTTGCCACCTATGATTCGATCCGCGAGCGGGTGAACGCGGTTCTGGCACTGGAGATCATGGGCTTTGCCATCATCTTGGCCGCCGCCTTCTATATCCTGTCGCGGCGCGAGCGCGAGAAATCGGTGGCCTTCATGCGCGAGTCGGCCGACCTCAGGGCGCTGAACAACCGCCTCAAGGCCGAGATCGCCGAGCGGGTGCGGGTGCAGCGCGAGTTGCGGGTGGCCGAGCAGACAGTTCAGCAAAGCTCGAAACTCGCGGCCCTGGGAGAGATGTCGGCAGGGGTCAGCCACGAGTTGAACCAGCCGCTGGCGGCGATGAAGACCTATCTGGCCGGCGCGCGGCTCTTGTTGCAGCGCGGGCGCGGCGAAGAGGCGCTGTCCAGTTTCCAGCGCATCGATGATCTGGTCGAGCGCATGGGCGCCATCACCCGGCAGCTGAAAAGCTTTGCGCGCAAGGGCGAGGAGGCGATGGAGCCGGTGGACCTGCGCGCCAGCGTCTCGGCCGCGCTGACCATGATGGAGCCGCAATTGCGTAGCGGGGTGATCCGCGTCAGCCACAGCATCCCGCGCGAGAAGATCATGGTTCTGGCCGACCGCATCCGGCTGGAGCAGGTGATCATCAACCTGCTGCGCAACGCGGTCGATGCGGTGAAATCGCAGCGCGACCCGATGATCGAGATCGCCGTTGGCACCGGCTCGCATGCCTATGTGTCGGTGCGCGACAACGGCCCGGGCGTCGCGGATCTGGAAAAATTGTTCGAACCTTTTTTCACCACCAAGAAGCCCGGCGAGGGAACCGGGCTGGGACTTGCGATTTCCTCTGGGATTGTCTCCGATTTCGGGGGACGATTGACGGCCCAGAACAATGAGACGGGCGGAGGGGCGGTGTTCGAGGTCGAACTGCCGCTCTACGAGCCCGGTGTGCGGCGCCGGATGCCGACCCCGGAGGGCGGGGACAGCGTGGCGGCCGAATGA
- a CDS encoding CapA family protein, which yields MQSLDAAFLAAGNIHARCRVLSLRIKDAADQTVSPEAITMLAEAMQRIRPVVLDCPAWRRLTQARADVPLAALVEVLALIMQRYTHWPVKFCSWRERASQSHPGRTDQLERQGIAVFEIGAENPGRVAGEGAMALAELLLGQPSVDEVYHAFLAQMTIFQDRTSHETPSGDALQIAGDAARRGIAWAVMQRSQLMRLGLGRYSQILKGTESTHTRSIGRLVAGDKGLTNRILTEAGLPVPRQAVTSSLKRAQSLAEKVGYPLVVKPRNGNMGRGITIGVRDGKHLAKAFERAQKVSHTVVLESLIEGEEYRLLAVGGRFVAAAHRRAAQVKGDGVSTITQLVERENLRPEREPVLISRMAILRRLELDDYALEVLAEQGMDAASIPEKGQIAYLRRESNISRGGEPADVTDRMHPDNIEMAGRAARIVGLDIAGIDFITTDPAISWRQNRAAICEVNSRPGINMQIQMAGKGRDRITGPILDMYFPQGSRSRMPVVALLGQPEQTRQLRESIEAAATEAGLVLGLVGPAASPAYQDGPTSTRRLADADALAWDPDIDLALLEATPAEVVARGIGVERLDLAVTALSDGSEVHGLASETLSRVSGGRLVGLDDPAAAEQVGAVLGLDLPQVVSTPLPMSLQTEASANYATPLPRRAVDPDEVAVLFLGDVGFGESYMHHPRTLDLQRILGSFGHGYSLANLQDIMGLGHFTIANLEVPLSMRPDPALQGQKNYLGWCDPERTAAALQQAGIDAVCLANNHMLDCGAAGLSDTLTRLQASGIGAFGAGEGEDAAAHPLIYRFQIGGAERSLVVFPGFEYRRRYDRRYRWYARGERGGIGLLSPDAIARQVTALREVLPDPVFVGFPHWGTDYEDTTDAQRETAAELVAAGLDLIIGHGAHVLQPIEMIDGVPVLYNIGNFVWNTPGRFKSREVLPMGAAVSLTFARNQRGGPRLRLYPIVTDNDLTGFQNRPVTGDEFPEVARFLTSRLMGRPRRMQDEAGFCLDLPLHARRTAQASASHVAAE from the coding sequence ATGCAGAGTCTCGACGCCGCGTTCCTTGCCGCAGGCAATATCCACGCCCGCTGCCGGGTCCTGTCACTGCGCATCAAGGACGCGGCTGACCAGACTGTTTCGCCCGAGGCCATCACCATGCTGGCCGAAGCGATGCAGCGCATCCGCCCCGTGGTTCTGGATTGCCCGGCCTGGCGGCGGTTGACGCAGGCCCGGGCGGATGTGCCGCTCGCGGCGCTGGTCGAGGTTCTGGCCCTCATCATGCAGCGCTATACCCATTGGCCGGTGAAATTCTGCTCCTGGCGCGAACGCGCCTCGCAGAGCCATCCCGGGCGGACTGACCAACTCGAGCGGCAGGGGATCGCGGTCTTCGAGATCGGCGCCGAGAATCCGGGCCGCGTGGCGGGTGAAGGGGCAATGGCTCTGGCCGAACTGCTGCTGGGGCAGCCTTCCGTCGACGAGGTTTACCACGCCTTTCTTGCGCAGATGACCATCTTCCAGGACCGCACCTCGCACGAAACGCCCTCGGGCGACGCGCTGCAGATCGCCGGCGACGCCGCGCGGCGGGGAATTGCCTGGGCGGTGATGCAACGTTCGCAACTGATGCGGTTGGGACTGGGGCGCTATTCGCAGATCCTGAAGGGCACGGAGTCGACGCATACGCGCTCGATCGGTCGGCTGGTAGCGGGCGACAAGGGGCTGACCAACCGGATCCTGACCGAGGCGGGTTTGCCGGTGCCGCGTCAGGCCGTGACCAGCAGTCTGAAGCGGGCGCAATCGCTGGCCGAGAAGGTCGGCTATCCGCTGGTGGTCAAGCCGCGCAACGGCAATATGGGGCGCGGCATCACCATCGGCGTGCGCGACGGCAAACATCTGGCCAAGGCTTTCGAGCGGGCGCAGAAGGTCTCGCACACGGTCGTGCTGGAATCGCTGATCGAGGGCGAGGAATATCGCCTGCTGGCGGTCGGCGGCCGCTTTGTCGCCGCCGCCCATCGTCGCGCTGCACAGGTCAAGGGCGATGGCGTCTCGACCATCACCCAGCTGGTCGAGCGCGAGAACCTGCGGCCCGAGCGCGAGCCGGTGCTGATCAGCCGCATGGCCATCCTGCGCCGGCTGGAACTGGACGATTACGCGCTGGAGGTTCTGGCCGAGCAGGGGATGGATGCGGCCTCGATCCCGGAGAAGGGGCAGATCGCGTATCTCAGGCGGGAATCGAACATTTCGCGCGGCGGCGAGCCTGCGGATGTGACGGACAGGATGCATCCCGACAACATCGAGATGGCGGGTCGCGCGGCGCGGATTGTGGGGCTGGACATCGCCGGCATCGATTTCATCACCACCGATCCCGCCATCTCGTGGCGGCAGAATCGGGCCGCGATCTGTGAAGTGAACAGCCGGCCGGGGATCAACATGCAGATCCAGATGGCCGGGAAGGGCCGGGACCGCATCACCGGGCCGATCCTCGACATGTATTTCCCGCAGGGCAGCCGCTCGCGTATGCCCGTGGTCGCGCTTCTGGGCCAGCCCGAGCAGACCCGGCAGTTGCGCGAGAGCATCGAGGCGGCGGCGACAGAGGCCGGGCTGGTGCTGGGACTGGTCGGACCCGCCGCGTCACCGGCCTATCAGGACGGCCCGACGAGCACGCGGCGTCTGGCAGATGCCGATGCGCTGGCCTGGGACCCCGATATCGACCTGGCGCTGCTGGAGGCCACCCCTGCCGAGGTCGTCGCCCGTGGCATCGGGGTCGAGCGGCTGGACCTCGCGGTTACGGCTCTCAGCGATGGCTCTGAAGTGCATGGGCTGGCCTCCGAGACGCTGTCCCGGGTCTCTGGCGGGCGGTTGGTCGGGCTGGACGACCCGGCAGCCGCCGAGCAGGTCGGCGCGGTCCTGGGCCTCGATCTGCCGCAGGTCGTATCGACGCCGTTGCCGATGTCGCTGCAAACGGAAGCCAGCGCCAACTATGCCACCCCCTTGCCGCGTCGGGCGGTGGACCCCGACGAGGTCGCGGTGCTGTTCCTCGGCGATGTGGGTTTTGGCGAAAGCTACATGCACCATCCCCGCACGCTGGACCTGCAGCGGATCCTGGGCAGCTTTGGTCACGGCTATTCACTGGCGAACCTGCAGGACATCATGGGGCTTGGGCATTTCACCATCGCCAATCTCGAGGTGCCGCTGTCGATGCGCCCCGATCCGGCATTGCAGGGGCAGAAGAACTATCTGGGCTGGTGCGATCCCGAGCGGACGGCGGCGGCCCTGCAGCAGGCGGGAATCGATGCCGTCTGTCTTGCCAACAACCACATGCTGGATTGCGGCGCGGCGGGCTTGTCGGACACGCTGACCCGGTTGCAGGCGTCGGGGATCGGCGCCTTCGGCGCGGGCGAGGGCGAGGATGCGGCCGCTCATCCGCTGATCTATCGCTTCCAGATCGGCGGCGCCGAGCGGTCGCTGGTGGTCTTTCCCGGCTTCGAATATCGCCGCCGCTATGATCGCCGCTATCGCTGGTATGCGCGGGGTGAACGCGGCGGGATCGGGCTCTTGTCCCCCGATGCCATCGCCCGGCAGGTCACCGCTCTGCGCGAGGTGCTGCCCGATCCGGTCTTCGTGGGCTTTCCGCATTGGGGCACCGATTACGAGGACACCACCGACGCTCAGCGCGAGACGGCGGCGGAACTGGTGGCGGCGGGGCTCGACCTGATCATCGGCCATGGCGCGCATGTGCTGCAGCCGATCGAGATGATCGACGGGGTGCCGGTGCTCTACAATATCGGGAACTTCGTCTGGAACACGCCGGGGCGGTTCAAGTCTCGCGAGGTGCTGCCGATGGGGGCGGCGGTCAGCCTGACCTTTGCCCGCAACCAGCGTGGCGGTCCCAGGCTGCGGCTTTACCCCATCGTCACCGACAACGACCTGACGGGCTTCCAGAACCGCCCGGTGACCGGGGACGAGTTCCCCGAAGTTGCCCGATTCCTGACTTCGCGGCTGATGGGCCGTCCGCGACGGATGCAGGATGAGGCTGGCTTCTGCCTGGACCTGCCCCTGCACGCGCGACGCACCGCCCAGGCATCCGCGTCCCACGTGGCGGCGGAATAG
- a CDS encoding HlyD family type I secretion periplasmic adaptor subunit gives MTDRTQTLLDAETGPPFGRGLALAGFGVIAVFAGTFYVWAAAAPIEGAVVAPGLVSVDTSVRTVQHLEGGIIQDILVRDGDQVEPGQVLIRLQNTVPSSSLNEVQAQYFEARATEARLLAEQQGLDEISFPGELTEKIGDSAAQSAMAGQLGIFDSRRTLMTDRLTIFERTTDGLETEIEGLEGQIAASESRQKLLGEELADVQRLFDRNLTDKPRLLQLQRDAAQLEGEIASYRAAIGTAEQKIAETALRRSELKNAMETEVVQQLRDSRARAYELSQRLAAARDVMGRTDIRSPVSGVVTGLQVHTVGGVIAAGQPLMDVVPVSDKLVVQATIDPLDIDQVTPGQEAQVWLSALNRRSQHPIEGLVQTVSADRLVDPQTGAPYYLARVELQRAEIEKGGMPLQPGMSAEVMIHTGARTTLDYLLSPITQFLTRAMREG, from the coding sequence ATGACCGATCGGACCCAGACCCTCCTCGACGCCGAGACCGGACCGCCCTTCGGTCGCGGGTTGGCACTGGCCGGCTTTGGCGTGATCGCGGTCTTTGCCGGCACCTTCTATGTCTGGGCTGCCGCCGCCCCGATCGAAGGCGCGGTGGTGGCGCCGGGCCTTGTCAGCGTCGATACCAGCGTGCGCACCGTCCAGCATCTGGAAGGCGGCATCATCCAGGACATCCTGGTCCGTGACGGCGATCAGGTCGAACCCGGACAGGTGCTGATCCGGCTGCAGAACACCGTGCCCTCCTCGAGCCTGAACGAGGTGCAGGCGCAGTATTTCGAAGCGCGGGCGACCGAGGCTCGATTGCTGGCCGAGCAGCAGGGGCTGGATGAGATCAGCTTTCCCGGCGAACTGACCGAGAAGATCGGCGACAGCGCCGCGCAATCGGCCATGGCCGGCCAGCTGGGCATCTTTGACAGCCGCCGGACTTTGATGACCGACCGGCTGACCATCTTCGAGCGCACCACCGACGGGCTCGAGACCGAGATCGAGGGGCTGGAGGGCCAGATTGCCGCCTCGGAATCGCGCCAGAAGCTTCTGGGCGAGGAACTGGCCGATGTGCAGCGCCTCTTCGACCGAAACCTGACCGACAAGCCGCGTCTGCTGCAGTTGCAGCGCGACGCCGCCCAGTTGGAGGGCGAGATTGCCAGCTATCGCGCGGCCATCGGCACGGCCGAGCAGAAAATCGCGGAAACCGCCCTGCGCCGGTCCGAGCTGAAGAATGCCATGGAGACCGAGGTGGTCCAGCAACTCCGCGACAGCCGGGCGCGTGCCTATGAGCTGAGCCAGCGCCTTGCCGCCGCCCGCGACGTGATGGGCCGGACCGACATCCGCTCGCCGGTCAGCGGCGTGGTGACGGGCTTGCAGGTCCACACCGTCGGCGGGGTCATCGCCGCCGGCCAGCCGCTGATGGACGTGGTGCCGGTCAGCGACAAGCTGGTGGTGCAGGCGACCATCGATCCGCTGGACATCGATCAGGTCACGCCCGGGCAGGAGGCGCAGGTCTGGCTCTCGGCGCTGAACCGGCGCAGCCAGCACCCGATCGAAGGGTTGGTGCAGACCGTCTCGGCCGACCGGCTGGTCGATCCCCAGACCGGCGCCCCCTATTACCTGGCGCGGGTCGAATTGCAGCGCGCCGAGATCGAGAAGGGCGGGATGCCGCTGCAGCCCGGCATGAGCGCCGAGGTGATGATCCATACCGGCGCGCGCACCACGCTCGACTATCTGCTTTCACCGATCACCCAGTTTCTGACGCGCGCCATGCGCGAGGGATGA
- the purQ gene encoding phosphoribosylformylglycinamidine synthase subunit PurQ: MKAAVITFPGSNCDRDLAVALDQAGADVSRVWHKDEALPAGTDLVAVPGGFSFGDYLRCGAIAAHSPIAGALREHARRGGYVLGVCNGFQVLTELGLLPGALMRNAGLTFVCRPVGLIVAAGDNAFTAGYARGARLDIPVAHHDGNYQIDAEGLARLKAEDRIAFTYESAVNGSVADIAGVLSENRRVLGLMPHPERAADPSLGGNDGAAMFRGLVDLAVAA; this comes from the coding sequence ATGAAAGCCGCCGTCATCACCTTCCCCGGATCGAATTGCGATCGCGATCTGGCCGTCGCGCTGGATCAGGCGGGGGCCGATGTGTCCCGCGTCTGGCACAAGGACGAGGCCTTGCCGGCAGGGACCGATCTGGTTGCCGTTCCGGGCGGGTTCTCCTTCGGCGATTACCTGCGCTGCGGCGCCATCGCCGCCCATTCGCCGATCGCCGGGGCGCTGCGCGAACACGCACGGCGCGGCGGCTATGTGCTGGGTGTCTGCAACGGCTTCCAGGTGCTGACCGAACTGGGCCTGCTGCCCGGCGCGCTGATGCGCAATGCCGGGCTGACCTTTGTCTGCCGACCGGTCGGGCTGATCGTGGCGGCAGGCGACAATGCCTTCACCGCCGGCTACGCCCGTGGCGCGCGGCTGGACATCCCGGTTGCCCACCACGACGGCAATTACCAGATCGATGCCGAGGGACTGGCGCGGCTGAAGGCCGAGGACCGGATCGCCTTCACCTATGAGAGCGCGGTGAACGGCTCGGTCGCCGATATCGCCGGCGTGCTGTCCGAGAACCGCCGGGTGCTGGGCCTGATGCCGCATCCCGAGCGGGCGGCCGATCCGTCGCTCGGCGGCAACGATGGCGCCGCGATGTTCCGTGGCCTCGTCGATCTGGCTGTTGCGGCCTGA